One window of Polynucleobacter sp. HIN5 genomic DNA carries:
- the rpmC gene encoding 50S ribosomal protein L29, which produces MKSKELQSKDLGALNQELSELLKTHFKLRMQKATQQLQNTSQLGQVKRDIARVKTFITQKTIQK; this is translated from the coding sequence ATGAAAAGCAAAGAACTGCAAAGCAAAGATTTAGGCGCTCTTAACCAAGAGCTGTCTGAGTTGCTAAAAACCCACTTCAAGCTGCGGATGCAAAAAGCAACTCAGCAACTTCAAAATACCAGTCAGTTGGGACAGGTGAAGCGTGATATTGCTCGCGTTAAAACCTTTATCACCCAAAAGACTATTCAGAAATAA
- the rpsH gene encoding 30S ribosomal protein S8: protein MSISDPIADMLTRIRNAQAVQKTLVTMPSSKLKVAIAKVLKDEGYIDSFEITGEAAKPVLKIDLKYYAGRPVIERIERVSTPSLRIYKGRHDIPEVMNGLGVAIISTPQGLMTDRKARASGVGGEVICYVA, encoded by the coding sequence ATGAGCATTAGTGATCCAATCGCCGATATGTTGACCAGAATTCGCAACGCGCAAGCGGTGCAGAAAACCTTGGTTACCATGCCGTCGTCCAAATTAAAAGTAGCTATCGCCAAGGTCTTGAAAGACGAAGGCTATATCGATAGTTTTGAAATCACCGGTGAAGCAGCTAAGCCTGTATTGAAGATTGATCTCAAATACTATGCTGGCCGTCCTGTAATTGAACGAATTGAGCGAGTTTCTACTCCCAGTTTGCGTATTTACAAGGGACGCCATGACATTCCTGAGGTCATGAATGGTTTGGGCGTTGCCATTATTTCAACACCGCAAGGTTTGATGACCGATCGCAAAGCACGCGCATCCGGCGTTGGCGGCGAAGTCATTTGCTACGTGGCTTAA
- the rpsJ gene encoding 30S ribosomal protein S10, with protein MQNQKIRIRLKAFDYRLIDQSAAEIVDTAKRTGAVVKGPIPLPTRIERFDLLRSPHVNKTSRDQMEIRTHLRLMDIVDPTEKTVDALMKLDLPAGVDVEIKLQ; from the coding sequence ATGCAAAACCAGAAAATTAGAATTCGTTTGAAGGCATTTGATTATCGATTGATCGACCAATCCGCTGCCGAGATTGTCGATACTGCGAAGCGCACTGGCGCCGTTGTCAAGGGCCCAATTCCTTTGCCAACTCGCATTGAGCGTTTTGATTTGTTACGTTCTCCCCATGTGAACAAGACTTCACGGGATCAGATGGAGATCCGTACGCACCTCCGTTTGATGGATATTGTCGATCCTACCGAGAAAACGGTAGACGCCCTGATGAAGTTGGATTTGCCTGCTGGCGTGGATGTTGAAATCAAGCTGCAGTAA
- the rplX gene encoding 50S ribosomal protein L24, which translates to MKKIRKGDSVIVLTGRDKGKKGTVTGILENKFVVEGVNIYKKNVKPNPNDGTTGGTVDKTMPIAASNIALVDANGKPSRVGIKLVDGKKVRYLKTTGATLSA; encoded by the coding sequence ATGAAAAAGATTCGTAAAGGCGACTCCGTGATTGTTCTTACTGGGCGTGATAAGGGTAAAAAAGGCACGGTTACCGGAATTCTTGAAAACAAATTTGTGGTTGAGGGCGTGAACATTTATAAAAAGAATGTAAAGCCCAATCCTAATGATGGAACCACTGGCGGAACCGTTGATAAGACCATGCCCATTGCCGCTTCCAATATCGCATTAGTTGATGCGAATGGCAAACCATCCCGCGTCGGCATTAAGTTAGTGGATGGTAAAAAAGTGCGTTATTTAAAAACCACTGGCGCGACGCTTAGCGCTTAA
- the rplP gene encoding 50S ribosomal protein L16 produces the protein MLQPKRRKYRKEQKGRNTGVATRGSSVAFGDFGLKAVGRGRLTARQIESARRAMTRHIKRGGRIWIRIFPDKPISQKPAEVRMGNGKGNPEYYVAEIQPGKVLYEMDGVDETLAREAFRLAASKLPIQTTFVIRQIGA, from the coding sequence ATGCTGCAACCAAAGCGTCGCAAATATCGTAAAGAACAAAAAGGTCGCAATACCGGTGTCGCAACACGCGGCAGTTCGGTTGCCTTCGGAGATTTTGGTTTGAAGGCGGTTGGTCGCGGTCGTTTAACGGCACGTCAAATTGAGTCTGCACGACGTGCAATGACCCGTCACATCAAACGCGGTGGAAGAATCTGGATCCGTATTTTCCCAGACAAGCCAATTTCACAAAAGCCTGCTGAAGTGCGTATGGGTAACGGAAAAGGGAACCCTGAATACTATGTAGCCGAGATTCAGCCAGGTAAGGTTTTGTATGAAATGGACGGAGTTGATGAAACTCTTGCAAGAGAGGCATTCCGTCTGGCCGCATCCAAGTTACCTATTCAAACCACGTTTGTGATTCGTCAAATCGGCGCTTAA
- the rplN gene encoding 50S ribosomal protein L14, which translates to MIQTESRLQVADNTGASEVLCIKVLGGSKRRYANIGDVIKVSVKAAAPRGRVKKGDIYNAVVVRTAKGVRRPDGSLIKFDENAAVLLNAKLEPIGTRIFGPVTRELRTERFMKIVSLAPEVI; encoded by the coding sequence ATGATTCAGACTGAAAGCAGGTTGCAAGTCGCCGATAACACTGGCGCGAGCGAAGTTTTGTGCATCAAGGTATTGGGTGGCTCAAAGCGCCGTTATGCCAATATTGGTGATGTCATTAAGGTGAGCGTAAAAGCTGCCGCTCCTCGTGGTCGAGTTAAAAAAGGTGACATTTATAACGCAGTAGTTGTTCGGACTGCGAAAGGCGTTCGTCGTCCTGACGGATCCTTAATTAAATTTGATGAGAACGCTGCTGTTTTGCTAAATGCAAAGCTTGAGCCGATTGGTACCCGTATTTTTGGACCAGTTACGCGTGAGCTACGCACCGAGCGTTTCATGAAAATTGTTTCTCTTGCCCCAGAAGTTATTTAA
- the rpsN gene encoding 30S ribosomal protein S14, translated as MAKLSLIEREKKRAKLVAKFTHKRAELKSIINDTSRSDEERYEARLKLQSLPRNASPIRQRNRCSLTGRPRGTFRKFGLARGKIREIAFRGEIPGLTKASW; from the coding sequence GTGGCAAAACTATCTTTAATTGAGCGTGAGAAAAAACGCGCTAAGTTGGTTGCAAAATTCACGCATAAGCGCGCTGAGCTGAAGTCGATCATTAACGACACAAGCCGCAGTGACGAGGAGCGCTATGAGGCTCGTTTAAAGCTGCAATCATTGCCGCGCAATGCGAGCCCTATTCGTCAACGTAATCGTTGTTCATTAACCGGTCGTCCACGTGGCACCTTCCGCAAATTTGGTTTAGCGCGCGGCAAGATCCGTGAGATTGCTTTCCGTGGCGAGATCCCCGGTTTAACCAAGGCCAGCTGGTAA
- the rplV gene encoding 50S ribosomal protein L22: MMEVKAIHRGARISAQKTRLVADQIRGLPISRAMNILNFSPKKAAFIMKKVVESAIANAEHNKGADIDELKVSAVIVDKATSLKRFTARAKGRGNRIEKQSCHISVTLSN; the protein is encoded by the coding sequence ATGATGGAAGTTAAAGCTATTCACCGCGGTGCACGAATTTCTGCCCAAAAAACACGTTTAGTGGCAGATCAAATTCGTGGTTTGCCGATTTCACGCGCTATGAACATTTTGAATTTCAGCCCCAAAAAAGCTGCTTTCATCATGAAGAAGGTGGTTGAGTCTGCCATCGCTAATGCTGAGCACAATAAAGGTGCCGACATTGATGAACTCAAAGTGTCCGCTGTAATTGTTGACAAAGCAACATCATTAAAGCGTTTTACTGCTCGCGCCAAAGGCCGTGGTAACCGTATTGAGAAACAAAGTTGTCACATTAGCGTGACCTTGAGTAATTAA
- the rplF gene encoding 50S ribosomal protein L6 produces the protein MSRVGKSPITVPKGAEISIANALLTVKGPLGTLTHTVHPSVGLEHKDGVITVAIKDNSPEANALSGTTRALVNNMVVGVTQGFERKLSLVGVGYRAQAQGNSLKLQLGFSHEINYPLPAGVKAETPSQTEIIIKGANKQQVGQVAAEVRAYRSPEPYKGKGVRYVDEVVHLKETKKK, from the coding sequence ATGTCTCGAGTTGGTAAATCTCCCATTACAGTGCCAAAAGGCGCTGAGATCAGTATCGCAAACGCGTTGTTAACTGTGAAGGGCCCATTGGGAACTCTCACCCACACCGTGCATCCTAGTGTTGGTCTTGAACATAAAGATGGTGTCATTACAGTTGCCATCAAAGATAACTCGCCTGAAGCAAATGCATTGTCTGGAACGACTCGTGCATTGGTTAATAACATGGTCGTTGGTGTGACCCAGGGATTTGAGCGCAAGCTAAGTCTTGTTGGAGTGGGTTATCGTGCACAGGCACAAGGCAATTCTTTGAAATTGCAATTGGGCTTCTCGCATGAAATTAACTATCCACTCCCTGCTGGTGTGAAAGCGGAAACCCCGTCGCAAACTGAAATCATTATCAAAGGCGCCAATAAGCAACAAGTTGGTCAAGTTGCTGCGGAAGTTCGTGCCTATCGCTCCCCAGAGCCCTACAAGGGTAAGGGTGTGCGTTATGTCGACGAAGTGGTTCACCTTAAAGAAACCAAGAAGAAGTAA
- the rplE gene encoding 50S ribosomal protein L5 gives MSTRLQEHYKNTVIANLMQQFGYKSVMEVPRITKITLNMGLGEAVSDKKVIEHAVGDLTKVAGQKPVVTKARKAIAGFKIRQGYPIGAMVTLRGTRMYEFLDRFITVSLPRVRDFRGISGKAFDGRGNYNIGVKEQIIFPEIEYDKIDALRGLNISITTTAKTDEEAKALLAAFKFPFRN, from the coding sequence ATGAGCACCCGTTTACAAGAGCATTACAAAAATACAGTCATTGCAAACTTGATGCAGCAGTTTGGCTATAAGTCTGTGATGGAAGTCCCGCGCATTACCAAAATCACCCTCAATATGGGTTTAGGTGAGGCCGTGAGTGATAAAAAAGTGATTGAGCATGCAGTTGGTGATTTAACCAAAGTTGCTGGTCAAAAACCGGTTGTCACCAAGGCGCGTAAGGCGATTGCAGGATTTAAGATTCGCCAAGGCTATCCCATCGGTGCGATGGTTACTCTGCGAGGTACTCGCATGTATGAATTTTTGGATCGCTTTATTACGGTTTCTTTGCCACGTGTACGCGATTTCCGCGGAATCTCAGGTAAAGCGTTTGATGGCCGTGGTAATTACAACATTGGCGTTAAAGAACAAATTATTTTCCCTGAAATTGAGTACGACAAAATTGATGCATTACGTGGTCTCAATATCAGTATTACGACCACCGCTAAAACCGATGAGGAAGCTAAGGCATTGTTAGCGGCGTTTAAATTTCCATTTCGCAATTAA
- the rpsQ gene encoding 30S ribosomal protein S17 — MTEISKPLRRTLVGRVVSDKMQKTVTVQVERQVKHPVIGKYVGKSKKYHAHDETNQYKMGDTVEITEGKPMAKTKAWVVTRLVEASKGI, encoded by the coding sequence ATGACAGAAATCTCCAAACCCTTGCGCCGCACCCTCGTTGGTCGTGTCGTTAGCGACAAGATGCAAAAAACCGTGACTGTTCAAGTTGAGCGTCAGGTGAAGCATCCTGTAATTGGCAAATACGTTGGTAAGTCAAAAAAGTATCACGCACACGATGAGACCAATCAATACAAGATGGGCGACACCGTGGAAATTACTGAGGGCAAACCAATGGCCAAAACGAAGGCTTGGGTGGTAACCCGCCTGGTTGAGGCTTCCAAAGGAATTTAA
- the rpsS gene encoding 30S ribosomal protein S19, with protein sequence MTRSAKKGPFCDASLVKKVETAQANKDKKPIKTWSRRSTILPDFIGLTIAVHNGKQHVPVYVSENMVGHKLGEFALTRTFKGHSADKKVVKK encoded by the coding sequence ATGACTCGTTCTGCGAAAAAAGGTCCTTTCTGCGATGCCAGCCTTGTGAAAAAGGTTGAGACCGCTCAGGCCAATAAAGATAAGAAGCCAATTAAGACATGGTCACGTCGTTCGACCATTCTTCCTGACTTCATTGGATTAACAATTGCTGTTCACAACGGTAAACAGCACGTTCCGGTCTATGTTTCTGAAAACATGGTTGGACACAAGCTTGGTGAGTTTGCTTTGACGCGCACGTTCAAAGGACACTCTGCCGACAAGAAAGTTGTGAAGAAGTAA
- the rplD gene encoding 50S ribosomal protein L4, whose product MELKLLQDNGQLGAGVQASPEVFEREYNEALVHQIVVAYQANARSGNRAQKDREQVKHSTKKPWRQKGTGRARAGMSSSPLWRGGGRIFPNSPEENFSHKVNKKMYRAGMRSILSQLAREGRLNVVDQFNLDAPKTKLLAEKVKGMGLESVLIILDEVSENLYLASRNLHKVAVVEPQHADPLSLVQFQKVLVSKAAIAKMEELLK is encoded by the coding sequence ATGGAACTGAAACTTCTCCAAGACAACGGCCAGCTAGGTGCTGGTGTACAAGCTTCACCCGAAGTATTTGAGCGTGAGTACAACGAAGCACTTGTTCATCAGATCGTGGTTGCGTATCAAGCAAATGCACGTAGTGGTAATCGTGCACAAAAAGATCGTGAGCAAGTAAAGCACAGCACAAAAAAACCATGGCGCCAAAAAGGTACCGGCCGTGCTCGTGCTGGTATGAGCTCTTCGCCATTGTGGCGTGGAGGCGGTCGGATATTCCCGAACTCTCCAGAAGAAAATTTTTCGCACAAGGTCAACAAGAAAATGTATCGCGCTGGTATGCGCTCGATCCTTTCTCAGTTGGCACGCGAAGGTCGTTTAAATGTGGTCGACCAATTTAATTTGGATGCGCCCAAGACCAAGTTGTTGGCTGAGAAAGTCAAGGGTATGGGTCTTGAGTCGGTATTAATTATTTTGGATGAGGTTAGCGAGAATCTTTATCTTGCATCGCGCAATTTGCACAAAGTTGCTGTGGTTGAACCTCAGCATGCAGACCCCTTGTCATTAGTTCAGTTTCAAAAAGTATTGGTGAGCAAAGCAGCGATCGCCAAGATGGAGGAGTTGCTGAAATGA
- the rplB gene encoding 50S ribosomal protein L2 yields MPLMKTKPTSPGRRSMVKVVNPDLHKGKPFAALVEPQFQKAGRNNNGHITTRHKGGGHKHHYRMVDFKRNDKDGISAKVERLEYDPNRSANIALLVFADGERRYIIASKGMTVGQQVMNGAEAPIKAGNNLPIRNIPIGSTIHCVEMLPGKGAQIARSAGSSAVLLAREGVYGQVRLRSGEVRRILIDCRATIGEVGNEEHSLRQIGKAGATRWRGIRPTVRGVAMNPIDHPHGGGEGRTGEGRVPVSPWGTPTKGYRTRRNKRTTTMIVQRRQKR; encoded by the coding sequence ATGCCGCTCATGAAAACCAAACCGACCTCACCAGGTCGTCGTTCAATGGTCAAGGTAGTCAATCCTGACCTGCATAAAGGTAAGCCTTTTGCAGCCTTGGTTGAGCCACAGTTCCAAAAAGCTGGTCGTAACAATAATGGCCACATTACGACGCGCCACAAAGGCGGTGGTCACAAGCATCACTACCGCATGGTTGACTTTAAGCGCAACGACAAAGATGGTATTTCTGCCAAGGTTGAGCGCCTAGAATACGATCCAAACCGTAGTGCAAATATTGCTCTCCTAGTCTTTGCGGACGGTGAGCGTCGTTACATCATTGCTTCCAAGGGGATGACGGTTGGACAGCAGGTAATGAACGGTGCTGAGGCTCCGATCAAAGCAGGAAACAATTTACCGATTCGTAACATTCCAATTGGTAGCACGATCCATTGTGTTGAGATGTTGCCTGGAAAGGGTGCGCAAATCGCTCGCTCCGCTGGTAGTTCGGCGGTTTTGTTGGCACGCGAAGGCGTGTATGGCCAGGTTCGTTTGCGCTCCGGCGAGGTACGTCGTATTTTGATCGATTGCCGTGCCACCATTGGTGAAGTTGGCAATGAAGAGCATAGCTTGCGTCAGATTGGTAAAGCAGGTGCAACCCGTTGGCGCGGTATTCGCCCAACAGTTCGCGGTGTAGCCATGAACCCAATCGACCACCCACATGGTGGTGGCGAAGGACGAACTGGCGAAGGTCGTGTACCCGTCTCTCCATGGGGAACCCCAACGAAGGGCTATCGTACCCGTCGCAATAAACGTACAACGACCATGATTGTTCAGCGTCGTCAAAAGCGTTAA
- the rplC gene encoding 50S ribosomal protein L3, translating into MSLGLIGRKVGMTRLFTDEGEAIPVTVIDVSDNRVAQVKTQATDGYDAVQLAHGTRRASRVTKAMAGHFAKAGVMAGNALNEFHVDAEKLAEMKPGQIVGVDVFAAGQKVDVQGVTIGKGYAGTIKRYHFASGRASHGNSRSHNVPGSIGMAQDPGRVFPGKRMTGHLGDVTRTVQNLVIARIDAERNLIMVKGAIPGAPGGKVLVTPAVKAVAKK; encoded by the coding sequence ATGAGCTTAGGCTTGATCGGCCGTAAGGTCGGCATGACCCGTCTGTTTACGGATGAAGGGGAAGCAATTCCTGTCACCGTGATTGATGTGAGCGATAACCGGGTTGCTCAAGTGAAAACCCAGGCAACGGATGGCTATGATGCCGTTCAGTTGGCTCACGGAACACGCCGCGCTAGCCGCGTAACCAAGGCGATGGCCGGACACTTTGCAAAAGCAGGTGTGATGGCTGGCAATGCCTTAAATGAATTTCATGTGGATGCTGAAAAATTGGCCGAGATGAAGCCTGGCCAAATCGTTGGCGTTGATGTTTTTGCAGCTGGCCAAAAGGTAGACGTACAAGGCGTTACGATTGGTAAGGGCTACGCTGGAACAATTAAGCGCTATCACTTTGCGTCTGGTCGCGCGAGTCACGGTAACTCCCGTTCACACAATGTTCCAGGCTCTATTGGTATGGCGCAAGATCCAGGCCGTGTTTTTCCTGGTAAGCGCATGACCGGTCATTTGGGTGATGTAACCCGTACCGTTCAGAATCTGGTGATTGCTCGCATTGATGCGGAGCGCAATCTCATTATGGTCAAGGGCGCTATTCCCGGCGCTCCTGGTGGAAAAGTACTTGTTACTCCAGCTGTTAAAGCTGTAGCTAAGAAATAA
- the rplW gene encoding 50S ribosomal protein L23 — protein sequence MSQTRKNDHRLMQILLGPIVSEKATMVAEKNEQVIFQVARDANKLDVKQAVELLFKVQVESVQIVNQKGKPKRFGRFEGRRDHAKKAYVNLKPGQEINFEAEAN from the coding sequence ATGAGCCAAACACGTAAAAACGATCATCGTCTCATGCAAATTTTGCTTGGACCCATTGTTTCTGAAAAAGCAACCATGGTCGCCGAAAAGAATGAGCAAGTGATTTTCCAAGTTGCGCGCGATGCAAATAAGCTCGATGTGAAGCAAGCCGTTGAATTGCTTTTCAAAGTTCAAGTGGAGTCTGTGCAAATCGTTAATCAAAAAGGTAAGCCAAAGCGCTTTGGCCGATTTGAGGGTCGACGCGATCACGCCAAGAAGGCCTATGTCAATCTGAAGCCTGGTCAAGAAATTAACTTTGAAGCGGAGGCAAATTAA
- the rplR gene encoding 50S ribosomal protein L18 encodes MNKNETRQRRARQTRIKIAELLAHRLTVIRSNCHISAQVYSPCGSKVVAAASTMEKDLRTSVKNGGNSQAAQAIGKLIAERAKKAGVESVAFDRAGHRYHGRIKALAEAAREAGLKF; translated from the coding sequence ATGAACAAAAACGAAACAAGACAAAGACGTGCACGTCAAACCCGCATCAAGATTGCTGAACTATTAGCTCATCGCTTGACGGTGATTCGGAGCAATTGCCATATCTCCGCCCAGGTCTATAGCCCATGCGGTAGCAAGGTGGTTGCCGCGGCCTCGACCATGGAAAAGGATTTGCGTACTTCGGTAAAAAATGGCGGTAACAGCCAAGCGGCACAAGCGATTGGCAAATTAATCGCCGAACGTGCAAAGAAGGCTGGCGTTGAGAGCGTCGCGTTTGATCGTGCGGGACATCGTTATCACGGCCGTATTAAGGCCCTTGCTGAAGCTGCGCGTGAAGCTGGCTTGAAGTTCTAA
- the rpsC gene encoding 30S ribosomal protein S3, producing the protein MGQKINPNGFRLSVSRNWTSRWYANSNDFANMLKEDVEVRNYLKKKLKNASVSKVLIERPAKNARITIFSSRPGVVIGKKGEDIEVLRKELQKRMGVPVHVNIEEIRKPEVDAQLIADSITQQLEKRIMFRRAMKRAMQSAMRLGAQGIKIMSSGRLNGAEIARREWYREGRVPLHTLKADIDYATSEAETTYGIIGVKVWVYKGDTLGRGADAQLTQNAAPEAPVAEEKKPRRAPAKTVRRVAGADSSAKPGEEKPAVKPTVKRVRKAIASTETKKAGE; encoded by the coding sequence ATGGGCCAAAAAATTAATCCAAATGGATTTCGTCTATCGGTAAGCCGTAACTGGACATCCCGCTGGTATGCCAATAGTAATGACTTTGCCAACATGCTCAAAGAGGATGTTGAGGTTCGTAATTACTTGAAGAAGAAGCTAAAGAATGCTTCTGTTAGCAAGGTTTTAATTGAACGTCCTGCTAAAAATGCACGAATCACTATTTTTAGTTCGCGTCCTGGTGTCGTAATTGGTAAGAAGGGCGAGGACATTGAAGTTCTCCGTAAAGAATTGCAAAAACGGATGGGTGTACCTGTCCATGTCAACATTGAAGAGATTCGTAAGCCCGAAGTCGATGCCCAGTTGATTGCGGATTCAATTACTCAGCAGCTTGAAAAACGCATTATGTTCCGTCGTGCCATGAAGCGTGCGATGCAAAGTGCCATGCGTCTTGGTGCTCAGGGCATCAAGATTATGTCCTCTGGTCGTTTGAATGGTGCTGAAATTGCGCGCCGCGAATGGTATCGCGAGGGCCGCGTTCCACTCCACACTTTGAAGGCGGACATTGATTACGCCACATCAGAGGCAGAAACAACATACGGCATTATTGGCGTCAAGGTTTGGGTTTATAAGGGCGACACCTTGGGTCGTGGCGCAGATGCGCAATTGACTCAAAATGCAGCACCAGAGGCCCCGGTAGCCGAGGAGAAAAAACCACGTCGCGCACCTGCTAAGACTGTGCGGCGTGTAGCCGGCGCTGATTCGTCAGCGAAGCCCGGTGAAGAGAAGCCAGCGGTGAAGCCCACTGTAAAGCGGGTTCGTAAAGCCATCGCCAGCACAGAAACGAAGAAGGCAGGAGAGTAA